A portion of the Carya illinoinensis cultivar Pawnee chromosome 11, C.illinoinensisPawnee_v1, whole genome shotgun sequence genome contains these proteins:
- the LOC122282875 gene encoding pentatricopeptide repeat-containing protein At3g49170, chloroplastic, translated as MLAYSFPSPSKVPLASPKPSNPSSGRNLPSSKLSSPTPTFEVLNHRLTHHHNVGHLHEAISTLDVMARKGVHPDLTTYAVLLKSCIRSRNFQLGKLVHNRFMQSQLEPNSVIFNSLISLYSKCGDWAKAKAIFDSVGDKKDLVSWSAMVSCFANNDMEFEAIGTFLEMLENGFHPNEYCFAAAIRACSTVDTILIGKMIFGFVIKSGYFESDVCVGCALIDMFVKGSGDVDLAYKVFEKMPEKNTVTWTLMITRFMQLGCPRDAIDLFLDMIFSGNVPDQFTLSGVLSACAELELLSLGQQLHSWVTRGGMPLDACVGCCLVDMYAKCASVDDSTKVFNRMVDHNVMSWTAIITGYVQSGECDKEAVELFSEMITSHVLPNHFTFSSVLKACANLSDPRMGEQVYTHAVKLGLASVNCVGNSLISLYARSGMMEDARNAFDMLFEKNMISYNAIVDGYAKNLNSEKAFELFHEIVDTGIGASAFTYASLLSGAASIVAISKGEQIHATVLKSGFESNQCICNALISMYSRCGNIEAAFQVFNYMGDRNVISWTSMITGFAKHGFASRAMDMFHKMLEVGVRPNEVTYIAVLSACSHARLISEGWKLFNSMHKEYGIVPRMGHYACMVDLLGRSGSLLEAFEFVNSMPFKADALVWRTFLGACRVHGNKELGKHAAKMILEQHPHDPAAYILLSNLYASSGQWEDVAIIRKTMKERNLIKEAGCSWIEVGNKAHMFHVGDTSHPLARKIYSELNQLALKIKELGYVPDTDFVLHDVEDELKEQYLFQHSEKIAVAFGLISMSKSKPIRVFKNLRVCGDCHAAIKFISLATGREIIVRDSNRFHHFKDGFCSCSDYW; from the coding sequence ATGCTCGCCTACTCTTTTCCTTCTCCCTCCAAAGTCCCCTTAGCTTCTCCCAAACCCTCGAACCCTTCTTCAGGCCGTAACCTTCCATCGTCAAAACTATCATCCCCAACCCCAACCTTTGAAGTCCTTAACCACCGTCTGACCCATCACCACAATGTGGGCCACCTTCACGAAGCAATCTCCACCCTCGATGTCATGGCCCGAAAGGGTGTCCATCCAGACCTCACCACCTACGCCGTACTCCTCAAATCATGCATCAGGTCCCGGAATTTCCAACTCGGAAAACTTGTCCACAATCGGTTCATGCAGTCCCAACTTGAACCCAATTCCGTCATTTTTAACTCTCTAATCAGCTTGTACTCAAAGTGTGGGGATTGGGCTAAAGCAAAAGCCATATTTGATAGCGTAGGAGATAAGAAAGACTTGGTTTCTTGGAGCGCAATGGTCTCATGTTTTGCAAATAATGATATGGAATTTGAAGCGATTGGGACATTTCTTGAAATGCTTGAAAATGGGTTTCATCCAAATGAGTATTGCTTCGCGGCAGCGATTCGGGCGTGTTCGACTGTGGATACTATTTTGATTgggaaaatgatttttgggtttgtgataaaaagtggatattttgAGTCCGATGTGTGTGTTGGGTGTGCATTGATTGATATGTTTGTGAAGGGCAGCGGTGATGTGGATTTAGCATATAAGGTCTTTGAGAAAATGCCTGAGAAGAATACAGTGACTTGGACTTTGATGATTACTAGGTTTATGCAATTGGGGTGCCCGAGAGACGCAATAGATTTGTTTTTGGATATGATTTTCAGTGGGAATGTACCGGATCAGTTTACATTAAGTGGGGTTTTATCGGCTTGTGCAGAGTTGGAATTGTTGTCTCTTGGTCAGCAATTGCATTCTTGGGTTACGAGGGGGGGAATGCCATTAGATGCTTGTGTTGGTTGTTGTTTGGTGGACATGTATGCAAAGTGTGCATCAGTGGACGATTCAACCAAAGTGTTCAATCGAATGGTAGATCATAATGTCATGTCTTGGACGGCAATTATCACAGGATACGTGCAAAGTGGAGAATGTGATAAGGAAGCTGTTGAGCTTTTCTCTGAAATGATCACGAGTCACGTTTTGCCAAATCACTTCACCTTTTCAAGTGTTCTCAAGGCATGTGCAAATCTTTCTGATCCGCGTATGGGTGAGCAAGTGTACACCCATGCGGTGAAACTAGGTCTTGCGTCAGTTAATTGTGTGGGAAATTCTCTTATTAGCTTGTATGCACGGTCTGGAATGATGGAAGATGCTCGGAACGCTTTTGATATGCTATTTGAGAAGAATATGATTTCTTACAACGCGATTGTTGATGGGTATGCCAAAAATTTGAATTCTGAAAAAGCCTTTGAGCTTTTCCATGAAATTGTGGATACAGGAATCGGGGCTAGTGCTTTCACATATGCTAGTCTCCTGAGTGGGGCTGCTAGTATCGTTGCAATTTCTAAGGGCGAGCAAATTCATGCCACTGTACTGAAATCGGGGTTTGAGTCAAACCAATGCATATGTAATGCTTTGATCTCCATGTATTCTAGGTGTGGAAACATAGAAGCTGCTTTCCAAGTTTTTAATTATATGGGAGATCGTAACGTTATATCTTGGACTTCCATGATCACTGGTTTTGCAAAACATGGATTTGCCTCTAGAGCTATGGACATGTTCCACAAAATGCTTGAGGTTGGCGTTAGGCCAAACGAAGTCACCTATATTGCTGTTCTATCAGCTTGTAGCCACGCGAGGCTGATTTCTGAGGGCTGGAAACTCTTCAATTCAATGCACAAAGAATATGGGATTGTTCCGAGAATGGGACACTATGCATGTATGGTTGATTTATTGGGCCGATCAGGATCCCTTTTAGAAGCCTTTGAATTTGTTAACTCAATGCCTTTCAAGGCTGATGCGCTAGTCTGGCGTACATTTCTTGGTGCCTGTCGAGTCCATGGTAATAAAGAGCTTGGAAAACATGCTGCAAAGATGATTCTTGAGCAACACCCACATGATCCAGCAGCATATATCTTACTATCAAACTTGTATGCTTCCTCTGGTCAATGGGAAGATGTGGCGATAATTAGAAAGACTATGAAAGAGAGGAACTTGATCAAAGAAGCAGGTTGTAGCTGGATAGAGGTGGGAAATAAGGCGCACATGTTCCATGTTGGGGATACTTCACACCCCCTAGCACGTAAGATTTACAGTGAACTGAACCAACTAGCGTTGAAAATAAAGGAATTGGGATATGTACCTGATACGGATTTTGTTCTTCATGACGTGGAGGATGAACTAAAGGAGCAATATTTGTTTCAACACAGCGAGAAAATCGCCGTGGCATTTGGTCTTATAAGCATGTCCAAATCAAAACCCATTAGGGTATTTAAGAATCTTCGTGTTTGTGGAGACTGTCACGCTGCTATCAAGTTTATTTCATTGGCTACAGGAAGGGAAATAATTGTAAGAGACTCAAACCGATTTCACCACTTCAAAGATGGGTTTTGTTCATGCAGTGATTACTGGTGA